CTTCGGGTAAAGCTCTTGGCCCGAATGGCTTCCCAGCAGATTTTTTCAAGAAGTGTTGGCACATCTTAGGTCAGGATCTTGTGGCAGCTCTGGAATGCTCAAGGAGATCAGGAAGGCTTCTTAAGGAAGTTAACAACACATTCATAGTCCTCATCCCTAAGAAGGAGAATGCAGTAAAGCTGGGTGATTTCAGACCCATCTCACTTTGCAACACAGTTTATAAAATCCTTTCAAAAGTCATGATGAATAGAATAAAGCCCCTCATGGAATCAATCATATCAGAAGAACAAACAGGGTTTGTTGCAGATCGTTCAATCCTTGATGGAgccataatagcacaagaagcaatCCATACTCTTCAAAGTACTAAAAGACCAGGTATGATGATTAAAGTAGATATttcaaaggcttatgatagtgtAGACTGGCACTTCCTCTGCAAAGTTATGCAAGCCTTTGGTTTTGCAAAGTAGTGGATTGATTGGGTCTTTGAATGCATCTCCACTCCGAAATTTTCAATCTTGGTAAATGGGAAACCGGAAGGCTTTTTTTCCTCTACAAGGGgaattagacaaggagatcctatctctcctTTTCTCTACATTATAATGGGGGAGGTTTTGGGTGGGACACTAAAGAGAAGCCACATGAACAATCTTTTAGAAGGAATCAAGGTAACCAGAAACTTTACAGTCACACATTAGCAGTTTGTAGATGATAATCTTCTCTTGGGGGCAGCAAAAATCAAAGAGACTTCCCATCTAAAACAAATTCTAGACAGCTTTGGGAAAGCCTCAGGCCAAATAAGGAATAAGGACAAATCCAAGGTTTGCTTCTTTTCTACCTCTAGACTCTTGCAGTCTAAAATACTTTCAATTCTGGATTGCAGTGAAGGATCCCTCCCTTGTATCCATTTGGGAATCCCAATTGATCATGGCACTGAGAATGCTAGATCGTGGGATCCTCTTAAACTAAAAGTGGATCAGATCTCAAACTCCTGGAAAGGGAAATGGTTGTCTTGGGCTGGCAGACTTGTGATGATCCAAGCAGTATTAGCGGCCCTGCTCATCTATCTATTATCCATCTTATCTCTTACAACAAGTGCAAATACCTTTCTTATTAAGAAAATGAGGAATTTCTTCTGGCAAAATTCAAAGGAGAAACATAGAATAGCTCTAATTGCATGGGAAAAAATAATCAAGCCAAAATTCCTAGGGGGTTTAGGCCTTAAGGATCTCAAATTGCAAAATAAAGCTCTAGGGGCCAAACTAGTATGGAAGTTCATCAAAAATCCTAGTATCACATGTGCTAGAATGCTAGCTACTAAATATTTACTAGATCAAGAACCAACCAATCTTCTACGAGCAAACTCATTCCCCAAGGGCTCTAAAACGTGGAATTTTTTAATTTCCTACAGAAACCTGATATCAGAACAGATCTCATGGGATATCCGAGATGGAGCCTCAAGCCTCTTTTGGGAAGACTCATGAGGTGGCTACCCTCCCATTGCTAATTCACTCAACATTCCAACAACATAAAACTGGCTTAAGCTCCACTGGGGTGTCAAAGTGAGAGATTATCTGAATTTTGATGGTTCGACCGACTCTCAAAGTTGGAGATGGAAATCATTGGAAGGAGTTCCAACTGCAAGGAATGATATAGACCAACTCATAGAACTCTTAAAAGCAAGAAATGTTAATCCGAGAAGAGGGAATGACTCTTTAATTTGGGCTCCTTCTAAAATAGGGCTCTACAATCCTATAGATGGTTATAGAGTACTGGTTAACAATGCCACTCAGGATCAACTGGATTTCCCCAAGAAGTTGTTTTGGAGCTCTAAAGTCATCCCTAAGGCAGGGATCTTTGCATGGCTAGCTTATCAAAGGAAGATCTTAACTACAGAAAAATTCACAAAAATGGGGTATGCAGGACCCTCTAGGTGCATCATGTGCAAAGCACAATCAGAGACAGTGGACCATCTACTACTTACCTGTCCCTTTGCGTTCAAATGTTGGCGATGGCTTAGTGCTAAACTTGGCTTGATCACAGCTCTTCCAAATGACATCAAATCCTTGTTTCAAAGCTGGCCTATCCCAACTAAGGAGTCTACCCTGAGCTTAATCATGGAATTGTCCCCTTCAAGTTTagtttgggaaatttggaaggagaggaatcaCAAGCTATTTGACAACAAATCCAGAAGAATAGAAACAATCTTGAACTCAATTGCAATGATTATTGTGGATTCAATTAACTACAAGTTAGCCTTCTCTTTGGGTCCACCGAAAGTTTTCTCATCTTGGGATGAAAGCATAAGGAAAAACTGGCATGGAATCAGGATTCCTCCCTCTTTTGGGAAAAAAGACAATAGGAGAAAGACTGCTATCTGGTCTCCTCCAAAGCCTGGCTggataaaactaaattttgatggcacCTCAAGAGGCAACTCGGGCCCttcaggcataggatatgtaatCAGAGATCACACAGGACCAACCCTTAGAAAAATGGCAAAGCTGATCCCCCTAGACACAAACAACATAGAAGAGTTTAAAGCTTTGCAATTCAAACTGAGAGATTGTATTAACCATGGTTTTAATAACATCTTAGTGGAGGGCGACTCAGAGATAGCAATAAATGCCATCAAGAGGAAAAACACTCCAAATTGGAGACTACAGGGAATTCTAGAAAGCATAGTCGCAAGCCTGGACAGGATCGACAACTATGAAGCTAAGCACATCTATAGAGAAGCAAACTCAGAGGCAGATGTTCTCTTGAAATTAGCCGCACAAGGATCCTATCTCCATAGTTGGGATCAGGGGTATCTTCCTATTACTCATGCAGACCATTGCAATTGACAGGCTAGGGTCCCAAAGGTTTATTCAGATGCGAGAATCCCCTCAGGATCATGCAAAAGCTACTTAACATTTTGCTATATGGTTAACATTAAACTTAACCTTGGTGGCTAAGCTTAACGGTTATATCAATTCAAAATTAATCCTACCTTTCTTGGGGAGGGTGGGCCCACAGTTAATCACGTCATCTAAGTTGTAGTCATGACCTATGCTTTCTCCGATCCTCCTCTTGAGATATAGCTGAAAAATTATCAAATCAATTTATGGTCTACGTGGCCTGAACGAGAGATTTGGCATGCCAAGGACAAACATCCCTCGCCACCTTTGCtggcaaatttattgcaaacccgaCCCTCATTATTCGGCATTAAACGGTGTGCCAACCTTCTTCTTCGCATTCATTTTCTGCATTCCGTTTTTATTTCCATCTCTTCTCTATTTTCTCTCAGAGTCCAATTCATCCTTTGTTGATTAGCCTACTCTGCCATCTATGGTGTTCGAGCCCCCTTCTGGTTTCATTATGAGCATGTATCCCAAACCCACTTGTTGTTTTGGAGCAGACACTCCAATCTCCCTCTCAGCGTCGATGCGTCAAGTCTCTTTCAGGAAAATTTCAAACTTGAGGCTCAAGCGCCTTCTCCTCTTCTTAGATTTCCCCCTCATTTTGGCAATCAAGATGATCTTGGGTAGCGGACACCTGAATAGAGATGAGTATCCTCAGAACAACACCAACATTTCCTCAAGGCTTGTCGCCTCTCTGCTAGACCTAAAACTCACCAAGCAGGCAATTTGGACTCTCACCAAGAAGATTTTTCCAAAGGAGGTCACCTAAGAGCTCCAGGAAATTCTAAACAAGGAAATTCATGACTCTGGGGCTCCTTGACCAGGGGATAGAATCCTCTTCAACGCTCATGgagaaataattaattattatcctTTCCTGCTTGACCTGAAAGGGAAAGACTTGGATAGGCATCGAGTTTTTGCAGGTGTTGGTCTTGGCTACCTCAAATGGCGGTTCCTAGGAGAGAATTCAGACAACCCAGGCAGGGAGGAGGACCTAATTCAATTTGCAAGACTCAACGGTATTCTGCCTCCAAAACCAGAAGATGAAAACCCTCATTTGGAACAGGCTCGCAGGGGTCGTGCTTGCAGGGGTCGTCGCGGGTTTGGAATTGGCCATGGTAGAGGTCGCCCACCAAGCAAAGGCCGTGGACGCATGAAGAAGGAGCATCTACCATCTGAAGCCCACAAGGAAAGTGCAAGCTAGGTCCCCTTTAGCTACCTTAAGCTTTCTATTATGTCTCTCAAGCGGGTTTTTTGCTTTCATCAGTATAATATCTTTTAATAGGGCAGTAAGCTTCTGCCATTAAGACtttaaatttttgttttaaaagggtTTTCTTAGACTTACATATGTTTTTAAGAAGGACTCCTTATGCCTTCAATAGAATGCCTGGTAGCATTCCTTCTTTTCTACTAGAAGGAATTTTGATGCTTCATTTTTGGATTCTGCTAAAAAACTATTACTCTGTAAATTCTAtataatcaaaattatttggatctgcctttaccgatcaaaaaataaataaatgcatcaAGTAATTAAGTGAAAACATCTTGAATAATAGGCAGGGTAAGCACATGGGTGGATGATAAGCCCAAAATTTGTTCATAGAATAGGAAAATAAAAATGGTGATACAAGTTGAAGGGTTAGAAACATTCATGTGAGTATATAAGACACTAGGTTTGGTGTATATCCCCATTGTGGTATCCAAGAGCATGAGCATGCAATTCCTGAGATAAGGCAATAGGTTCCTAGTATAACATGTATCAAGATGATGTGGGAAAGGTTATGATATCTCTAATGTGTGTAATGCCCCAACCCACATGCCTAGGACTCTAACTAATTGAACAACTCTTTTTCTGAGATAATAACTACAATGAAGGAGATGCATGACAATAACATGTCACACTTACACGCATCTTACACACATGCGTGCCAAGTGTCTTGTGAAGCACTACAACACGAGGGCATTAACCATAAGAATTACCTTACCATTGCTACAAGAAAGGTGGCACCAacaaaagacttaccaattgcGAGATGAAACCACAATGATGAACTTACAAAAGGGAGATGAAACCCAAATGAAGATTGGTTAGTTACCATTATTGTGTTCTCTCATGAAAAAATATTAGGGTAGGATGAGGGAGCCAATCAACCTCTAGTACACACCAATGCACACTTAGAACTCTTACAACCATGGAAACCCACATGAATGGTGGAATACCTAGGAGCTAGTGCACCTCTGCTAGATGATGCAACCATTAGTTTCTAAAACCAAGAGTAGGACATGGGCATACTCACCTCTAATCCactcaacaaccaccccaaaaagAACCTAAACTGAGGGACAAGCCTATGCAAGAGGTTTTGTAACTAGGAGGTACAAACCCTATAATAACTAGAATATTGATGAGTCACTTCGAAGCAACAACATGCTTCCAAAGGCATGGACATGCAATAAAATGATGTATGATACTTGTCAATGAAATGGAACAATGGGAAGACTCTCTAGGACTAGGGGAACAACTTTCATATACAATGTTTCTCTGAGGAATGACTAAAAATCCAAATAAATtacaaaatgaccaaaaatgaggCACTAGAGGACACTAGCACCTAGACAAGACACTAACAACTAGAGGAGACATTACCACCAAGTGGCACTAAGCCACAAGTGTCCAAGTTTGGCGTTGTAGTCCTAGTTTGATGTTTGAGTCCCAAACTAGTGTTGTAGTACTAGAGAATCACTATAGCCTTGGGCTAGCATTGGTGTCTTGACTTGTGACCAAACCCAAGAAAGGATTTGGTCTCCAAAATACACTAAACCCTCAAGAACTACAAATAAGGAAATGCAACCAAAATTGAACTTCAAAATGACAAAATGATCTAGAGTCCACATCAATTCTAAATGAATAGTTAATAAGACACACTAGCCCACAAAGGAGAACACTTCTAAGGACTAGGGAACCTTCACGAACCCCAACCCAAGAACCAAAATATGAGGGAT
This genomic stretch from Cryptomeria japonica chromosome 8, Sugi_1.0, whole genome shotgun sequence harbors:
- the LOC131857768 gene encoding uncharacterized protein LOC131857768; this encodes MGYAGPSRCIMCKAQSETVDHLLLTCPFAFKCWRWLSAKLGLITALPNDIKSLFQSWPIPTKESTLSLIMELSPSSLVWEIWKERNHKLFDNKSRRIETILNSIAMIIVDSINYKLAFSLGPPKVFSSWDESIRKNWHGIRIPPSFGKKDNRRKTAIWSPPKPGWIKLNFDGTSRGNSGPSGIGYVIRDHTGPTLRKMAKLIPLDTNNIEEFKALQFKLRDCINHGFNNILVEGDSEIAINAIKRKNTPNWRLQGILESIVASLDRIDNYEAKHIYREANSEADVLLKLAAQGSYLHSWDQGYLPITHADHCN